The segment AGCGTCGGCAAGATTGCGACAGATGGGAATGCCATTCGGTTTCCCACCAAGAACCTCGCCGGAATCGAGACCTGCCTTCTCACTATCGATGACCGAGAGGATTTTGTACTTCTCAGAGCGACGGACAAGTCCGTTGGCCGTTTTGCCATCAATGGCACCGAAGTTTCCTTCGCAATAGATGACGGCGGTTGCGACCTTATTCAGTTCATCGCTTAAGGGTGACTGAGCAGGCGTTGCCGCAGAGCTTTTGGCGAGACCGCTTTGAGGGATACCATTAGAATTAGGCGCATTGGGGGTTGGGGATAGGGACATAGTCGCTCCTTGAGTGAACTCAGAGGAGGCGACGGGATCGTTCCGGCCGAATTTGACCATAGTTCAACGAGTAGTCCCCACTAAGATGGGTTGTAAACATAAGTATATCAGAAGGCGTCCCTAATAGATAGGTAGCAGTTTTAGGCCTTTATCCAAGAGGTTTGTGAACAGTTTGATCTGACAAGCAGGGCCGAGTGTTTTCTTTGAAACAGGACGCTGCGAATATGACGCGAATAATGTAGCATGGGAGCCAGGTTGTGATTATGCTACCTCATCAATGAGAGCCACAGTGCTGAAAAGGAGTTTTTGTGTGAAGAGCAGTTTAACTCGTTCGAAGAAAACTGTATTTGCCATCTTGTTTGGTTTTTCTCTACTGGTCATTGGGGCATTCATGTTTGCCTGGAATAGTACCAAGGGGGACTTTGTCATTCGTCAACCGGGGAGTTATTCGGCAGCCGAATCCGACTGGCTGAAAACAATTTCCATTACGGAGAGCAATGGCCATCTCCTGATGAAAATCGAGGAGTAAATAGAAGTACTGGTCACAGGAAACGTAAACGTAGGTGGAAAACCTTTACTTCAAATACACAAGTTTTCCTTCTACGAATACCAAGTGTGGTGGAATCCTTTTGCTGCGGCTCAAGTGATTGAAATAGCACCTCGAAAGGAAGAAAAGACATTCTCTCCGTTGGGAGAGTGGAGAGTGAATGTTGATGAAAGTTCAGAAACAGTCACGTTAACGACAAATGAAAAGATCTGGATCTACGACTCAAGTAAAACTCCCGCTCAAAAATTGGAACATCCTAACCAATGATCGATTGCGCCCGTAAATGAAAAACTCGCAAACAAATCCCAATGCTAAAAGTAAGTTGCTGGTTGGAGTGGCTATCCTCCTTTTCCCCTTCTGCGTTCTCCTGTTCTTTTTCGGAAAAGCCTGGTTGACAGCTCCACTTCCGAAAAACATGGTCTTTACGACACAAGGGACGCACTACACACCGGGCTCCAATTGGTTACTTTGGGTGCGAGTAGAAGAGGCTGGCGATGATCTTGTCATGACGGTCGCCCGCGGGCAGAATCGGCCGTGGTGGCATTTGACTGGCGAATGGGAAGACGGGATGAGTTCAGGCCTCTCCCGCGTTACTAAAACCACCGGATGGATTCTTCGAGTCAACGAAGGTAAGCGTACTGTTTCGTTGGAGACAGCTGATGAAATACTCTGGTTCGCTCATTCGGACAAGGAGACGATCAGTTGGACTCAAAGCAAGAATGGCCATTAGCGTTTTCTACCTTTCTCTAAAGGGTGACAACTCTCAAAGCGGGTCTTTCTCGATGCATTCCAAACGCCAAGCTTTTACCGCCATACACAAAAAAAGCCTGGTTCCGTAATACGAAACCAGGCTCATTTTTAGTCTTGCGGGTGAACTCTAACTCAACCCGATATTCAGTTGCCCAACCAAGGCAGTGGGGCGCCGGCGGGGGGCAGGCGGAGAAGTTCGACGCCTTGGACGTGTTCGTGGCCGGCGATCTCCTGAATGACTTCGTCAGAAGGGGCACTGTCGAGGTTCAGGACAGCGACCGAGTCTCCGCCCGGTTCTTTCTTCGCACGACCAAGAGCCATGTTGGCGATGTTCACGTTGTGCTTGCCACAGATCGTTCCGATGTAACCAATCAGGCCGGGGACATCGAGGTGACGGTAAACAAGCAGGTTGCCATCGAGGTAAGATTCCATCTGGAATTCACCCAGGCGGACCAGGCGGAGGAACTCGTTACCGAAGATCGTACCGGCGGCGGTGACGTCGCCCGAATCCGTTTCCAATGTCGCACTAATTAACGTACTGAAGGACTTGCTGTCTTCCGAGGAAGAATCTTCGAACTGAATGCCACGTTCACGGGCCGTCATCTCGGCGTTGACGATATTCACTTTCTCGGCGAGCGCCGACTCCAGCATTCCCGCTGAAAAGGCGGACGTCATCAGCTTGATGTTTTTGGAAGCCGCTTCGCCTCTGAAATCGAGCTTCGCTTTTTTGATGCCCCCTTTGCGGTTCATCTGGGCGACGGTCAAACCAAGTCGATACGCGAGGTCGAGGTACAGCTTCATGCTTTCCATCTCGGCACCGGAGATCGGAGCCATGTTGATGGCGTGGCGGATTTCGTTTTTGGTCAGGTAGGTGGCGATCAGGTCTGCCGCTTCCACCGCGACCAGTTCCTGAGCTTCATCGGTTGAGGCACCCAGATGCGGCGTCGTCAGAACCTGAGGAAGTTCGACTAGACGCCTGTTTTCGGGGGGCTCTTTGGTGAAGACGTCGAGGGCAGCACCGGCGACATGTCCCGACTCGATGGCATCGGCGAGATCGTTTTCATTCACAATGCCACCACGGGCGCAGTTAATGATGCGGACTCCCTTTTTCGCTTTGGCAAGACGAGCGGCATCCAGCATGTCGCGAGTTTCGTCAGTCAGCGGCGTGTGGACGGTCAGGTAATCGGCCTGCTTCACCACATCGTCGACTTCACGGTAAAGTCCGATTCCGAGTTCCGCCGCTTTTTCAGTGGAAAGAAACGGGTCGAAACCGACGACTTTCATCTCCAGTCCCTGGGCACGGGCGGCGACAGCGAGCCCAATTCGGCCTAGACCGATAACGCCAATCGTTTTGCCCGCCAACTGGGTACCGGTGTATTTTTTGCGATCCCATTTGCCTTCCTTCATTCCGGCGGCGGCGGGAGCAATGTTACGAGAAAGGGCCATCATCATGGCGACAGCA is part of the Polystyrenella longa genome and harbors:
- the serA gene encoding phosphoglycerate dehydrogenase produces the protein MYRVLITDNLSPAGLEILNNTEGIEVDVRSGLSPEEVREALKEADGIIIRSATKLTPELLEGQPRLKVIVRAGVGVDNIDLPAATREGIVVMNTPAGNTISTAEHAVAMMMALSRNIAPAAAGMKEGKWDRKKYTGTQLAGKTIGVIGLGRIGLAVAARAQGLEMKVVGFDPFLSTEKAAELGIGLYREVDDVVKQADYLTVHTPLTDETRDMLDAARLAKAKKGVRIINCARGGIVNENDLADAIESGHVAGAALDVFTKEPPENRRLVELPQVLTTPHLGASTDEAQELVAVEAADLIATYLTKNEIRHAINMAPISGAEMESMKLYLDLAYRLGLTVAQMNRKGGIKKAKLDFRGEAASKNIKLMTSAFSAGMLESALAEKVNIVNAEMTARERGIQFEDSSSEDSKSFSTLISATLETDSGDVTAAGTIFGNEFLRLVRLGEFQMESYLDGNLLVYRHLDVPGLIGYIGTICGKHNVNIANMALGRAKKEPGGDSVAVLNLDSAPSDEVIQEIAGHEHVQGVELLRLPPAGAPLPWLGN